The DNA sequence GTAAAGTTAAATACAATTTTATTTCTATGAAAAAGAGTTACATTAGGAAAAAAAAATTTTATCATAGACATATAGGTTCATCTTGTTATGAAATTAATAATATGTTGAAAGAATTAAAGTATTCTTCTATTAGAGATTTTATTAATCAAACTGTTCCAAAAAAGATACGTTTAAAGAAAAAATTAAATCTTCCCAATTCTATTTCGGAATATCAATATCTAAATCATATTTATAAAATAAGTAAAAGAAATAAAATTTATCGTTCTTATATAGGATTAGGGTATAAAAATACCATAACTCCAAGTGTAATTCAAAGAAATATTTTAGAAAATCCTAGTTGGTATACTCCATATACTCCTTATCAATCAGAAATATCTCAAGGACGTCTAGAGGCTTTAATTAATTTTCAAACTATGATTTCGGATTTAACCGGGATGAAAATTAGTAATGCTTCTATGCTAGATGAATCAACAGCTGCATCTGATGCTATGTTTATGATTTATCAAGAAAAAATGAAAAAAAAACAAATAGATAATAATTATTATTTTTTTATTTCAGACGAAATTTTTCCACAGACTTTTTTCGTTTTAAAAACAAGATGTTTTGGATTAGGTATTCGTATTATAAATGACTCTCATAAAAATTTTAAAAAAAAATATAATAATAAAAAAATATTCGGAATAATAATATCTTATCCATCTAGTCTAGGAGAAATATATGACTATACTGAAACAGTTAAATATGCAAAAAATCACAATATATCAATTATAGTTTCTACAGATCTTTTGTCTTTATCTTTATTAAAACCTCCTGGAGAATGGGGTGCAGACGTAGTTATAGGATCCAGTCAATCTTTTGGAATTCCTATGGGATATGGAGGACCTCATGCGGCTTTTTTTTCTACTCACGAACAATATAAACGTTTTTTACCAGGAAGGATTATTGGTATATCTGTAGATAAAAAAAATAAAAAAGCTTTTCGTATGGCTTTACAAACAAGAGAACAACATATTAAAAGAGAAAAAGCAACTTCTAATATTTGTACAGCACAAGCACTTCCTGCAGTAATGGCTTCTATGTATGCTTTATATCATGGAAAAAATGGATTAATAGAAATAGCAAAATGTATTCATGAATACACTAAAAAATTAGAATTTTTATTGATTAATAATATCAATTCTATTTTTCAAGTAAATACTTTTTACTTTGATACTCTAAGAATTAAAACAGATTTTGTAAATGAAATTAAAAAAATATCAGAACGTAAAAAAACTAATTTTAGATATGTTGATAAAAATCATTTAACTATTACTTTAGATGAAACGACTTCTAAAAAAGATATAAATCATATTCTCTCAATTTTTTACGAAGCATATAATAAAAATAAATATAAAAAAATAAAATATCGTATAAAAAACACTTATGATGAATATAGATTTCCTAGTTTTTTAAAAAGAACTTCTAATTTTTTGAAACATAAAAATTTTCATAAATTTCATTCAGAAAATGAATTAATGCGTTATATCAAGAGATTAGAAAAAAAAGATATTTCCTTAATTCATTCTATGATTCCACTTGGATCATGTACTATGAAATTAAATGCTTCTTCTGAATTATTTTCTTTAAGTCAAAATGAATGGAAAAATATTCATCCTTTTGTACCTAAAAAACAAGCAATGGGATATTATTTTGTTATTCAACAATTAAAAAAATATTTAAAAGAAATTACTGGATTTTCCGGAATTTCTTTACAACCGAATTCAGGCGCTCAAGGAGAATACGCAGGTCTCATGGTCATAAAACATTATTATCATTCATTAAAAGAATATAAAAGAAATATAGCATTAATTCCTTCTTCTTCTCATGGAACGAATCCTGCATCAGCAAATATGGCAGGAATGAAAGTTATATCAATAGATACTACCAGTAGTGGGGCTATTGATAAAAATGATTTATTAAAAAAAGTTAAAGAAAATAAAGACTTATTATCTGTATTAATGGTTACTTATCCTTCTACTTATGGTATTTATGAAAAAGATATTCAAGGGATTATTGATATAATTCATGAAAACGGAGGTCAAGTTTATATGGATGGAGCTAATATGAATGCCCAAGTAGGATTAATTAAACCTGCACATTTAGGTATAGATGTTTGTCATCTGAACCTTCATAAAACTTTTGCAATTCCTCATGGAGGAGGGGGACCTGGAATGGGCCCTATTTGTGTAGCTTCACATTTAAAACCTTTTCTTCCTAATCATCCTTTTCAAATTCAAGAATATAATAAAAAAAATAAAAAAATATTAACTATATCCTCTTCTCCATATGGATCTCCTTTAATTTTAACAATTCCTTATGCTTATATTCGTTTATTAGGACCATATGGTCTTAAAAAGTGTACAGAAATATCTGTATTAAATGCAAATTATATCAAAAAAAAATTAGATAAATTTTATAACATATTATATGTGGGAGAAAATAATGCGGTAGCCCATGAATTAATTATAGATTGTCGAATTTTTAAATATTCTACAAATATAGAAGTTATAGATATAGCCAAAAGAATGATGGATTACGGATATCATGCTCCTACTATATCTTTTCCTGTAGAAGGATGTATGATGATAGAACCTACAGAAAGTGAATCTAAAGAAGAATTAGATCGTTTTATCGAAACTCTTATTAGCATAAGAAAGGAAATTAAGGAAATTGAAGATGGAAAATTTTCAAAAAAAAATAATGTATTAAAAAACGCTCCTCATAGTATAGAGGATTTGACTCAAAACAAATGGATCTATCCTTATGATAGAGAAAAAGCAGCTTATCCTTTATATTGGATTAAAGACAGAAAGTTTTGGCCATCAGTAAATCGTATTGATGATGGATATGGAGATAGAAACTTAAACTGTACATGTATCTAAGTATAGATGGATTCTAATTAATTTTAGAAAGAAGAAAATAATAAATAAATATATATATAAAAGTAAGTTGTATTTCTATTTTCTTAAAATGTTTTAAATTTTGAATATGGTGTAATATGAATAGAATCAAATAAATTTCTTTCATATTTTAGTAATCCTGTTATGGCTATCATAGCTCCATTATCGGTTGTATATTCTTTTTTTGGTATAAAAATTTCGAATTCTTTATTTTTTTTTGAAAAAGAAATAAATGAATTCCTAATTTTATGATTAGCAGATACTCCTCCTGCTAAAACTATTCTGAAAATACCAGTTTGTAAAATAGCTTTTTCTATTTTATCTAAAAGAATTTCTGCTATAATATTTTGTATAGAAGCGCAAATATCAGATAAATTTTTTTTTAAAAAAAAATTATCTCTTTTTAATTTTTTTTTTATAAATTGTAAAACATCGCTTTTGAATCCACTAAAACTAAAATTTAGTCCATTTACTTTAGGTTTTGAAAAAACGAATTTTTTTTCGTTTCCATTTTTAGAAAAAAAGTCTACCATAGGTCCACCAGGATAACAAAAACCTAACATTCTTGCTATTTTATCTAAAGATTCTCCTATAGAATCATCTAAAGTAGAACCCAAAACCTCCATTTTAAAAAAATCATTTACTTTTATAATTTGAGTATGACCACCACTCATCACTAAACCTAAAAATGGAAATTCTGGATAAGAGTTATTGATGTTAGAATTTTGTATAAAATGGGAAAGAATATGAGCTTGTACATGATTTACAGTTAATAATGGAATATCTAACCCCATAGAAAAAGATTTTGCAAAAGAAGCTCCTACTAACAAAGGGCCAATTAATCCAGGTCCTAAAGTAAAGGAAACAGCATCAATTTGATATCGATGAATTTTTGCTGAAAAAATAGCTTTTTGGACTGCTCTTGCAATATTTTGGTCATGTAATCTTGAAGCTAATTCAGGAACTACTCCTCCATATTTATTATGAATTTTTTGATGAATTATAATATTAGATAATACTTTCCTATTTTGAATGATAGAAACACCTGTATCATCACATGATGATTCTATTCCAATAATTATCGGTTTTTTTTTCATAAAAAAATATCGATATCTTTGAAAATGAGAAAAATATTTTTTCAAGAATTAAAAAAAAAAAAATCCTTATTCTACTGTTTTTAGTGTTAGGATTACTTTTATTTTCTATTTATCATGAAAAAAAAATAAAAGAAAAAGTTTCTACATTTTTATTAAAAATTTTTTTGAAAAAAGTAAAAAATCGTTGGAATGAAAAAATTATTATCAAACATGCTTCTATTAATTTTTTAGAAAAAGAACTTATTTTACACGATGTAAAAATATTAGACCATCATTATTTTTCTTTCATTCGTTTATCTAAATGTAAAATATCTATTGATAATTTACTTTATTTTATTTTTATAAATTCAGATTCTTTAAGAATAAAGAATATTTTCATTGAAAATTCCTATTTTTTTATAAAAAAATATTTTAAAGAAAAAGAAAATAATATTATTTTTTTCATTAGAGATTTTTTGATTCATAAAAAATTAAATAAATTTCATAATAATTATATTACCTGTTCTAAATTAATAATCAATAAATCTTACTTAGAATACCAAAATAAAAATAAAAGTTTTAATAGAAAAATTTTTCAAAAAAATTTTTATAGTTGTATAAAAAACATTCGAATTGATAATCAAAAAATAAAAGCTTCTATTTTATCTTTTCAATCTGATAAGTATTTTATAAAAGTAAAAGAAAATAAAATTCCTTTTATTATAAAACATTTGTCTTGTGATTTAATATATTATTTTTTTATTTCAAAACTAAAAGGAAAAAACATTTTTATAAAAACATCCAATAGTTTATTAAAAGGAAATTTTATTTTTTTTCAAAATCCAAAAAAAAATAAAAAATTTTCTACAGAAAAAAACATACAATGTCAAATTTTAGAAGGATCAAAATTAGGTTCAGATTTAGGTATTTTGTTTTATAAAAAATGGAATTCTTATTCAAGAATATTTATTAAAGGAACTGTTCACGGGGAGTTTAATCCTGAAAAAAACAAATTTTTTCTTTACAATATTTCGATAAAAGAATCAGAAAAAAATAAATTAATCGCAAATCAAATTCATATTATTTATAATTCAAAAAAAGAATGGAAAAAAATCAAATTTTTTAAAATTCTTTTTAAAATTCATCCTCATTATAATAAAAGAACAATTTTATCCAGTTTGAGTTCTAAATTTAAACTAGATAAAATATTTCTTAGTTTGAAAAATCCTATTATTTATAAAGGAGATTTATTATTATCCTCATTTGAAAATGATAAAAAAAATTTAAAAATAAAAGGAACCATTCAAAACCGTTTTTTTGCAGTTAAAATACTGACTGATATTTATTTTTTTAATAAACGATATACAGGTCAAATTTTTATAGATAAAAAATACCTTTTTTTAAAAAAAAAAAATTCTTTAGAAGAAAATAAAATACAATTTTTAAATAGTTTATCAAACTTATCTATTCTAAATTTTAAAGAAAAATTTTATAATTATTTTATAACTATACTACTTTCTCATTCAAAATATAAAATCCTTTTTACAGGAAAAAAATTTAAAAATATTCAAAAAGCATATATAAATATAACATATAATAATAAAAAAAAAACTAATAGAAATATTAAAATAATATTTATTAATAATAATAAGGAACATCCTTTTCAAAAAATAAAAATAAATATTCATGATATGATCATTGGTCATATTTATGAGTCTATGGATTTAAAAAATTTATTCAATTTTTTTTGTTTAAAAAATTCATATAAAAAAGAAACCAAATATTTTAGATTTAATTTTTTGATTAAAAAATATTTTTTTGATTTTATAAAAAACAAAAATAAATTTTCTGATATTCAAATTTCAGGAGAAAAAAAAGATAATATATTTAGAATGATTTTCTATACAAAATTTATACAATTCAACAATATTTTTTTTAATCAATTTTTCCTAAGAATAGATTCTTCTTTGAAAAAAAAATTAAAGATTCATATAGAAAAAATTATTTATAAAAAATTTTTTTCAAAAAAAATAAATATATCCGTTTTCAATCCAAAAAACTTGTGGATAATAAATTCTAAGTTCCTTTTCAAAAGAAAAGGACAAGAATACGAAGAACAAGTATTAAATTTTTTTTGTAAAAAAGAAGAAAAATATTTGATAATATGTAAACCTTTTTTTTCTAAATTAAATATAAACGGATATAATTGGTTAATTGATTCTAATAACAACCCTAATAACAACTTAGGATTTATTAAAATTGATTTAATCCATCAAAAATACATTATTAATAATATTGTTTTTTATTCCGATAATCAAAAAATTATTATTAATGCAAATTATTTTAAAAACAAACAGAAAATATTTCAATTTTATCTAAAGAATCTACAATTAAAAAAAATCATATTTAACAAAAATATAGATGGATTAGCAAATGGTTTTTTTTATTGGAAAAATGTTTATAACCAAATTGAACCTAACATTAATATAAATTTTCAAAATTTTTCAATTGGAAAGAAAATTTTGGGAAATTTTTCTATTTTTTCTTCAAAGAAGAACGAAAAATATTATGAAATAAATGGATTTCTTAGGAAGAATTCTTATGATATTTTAAAAGTATTTGGATTTATTAAAAATGAATCAAAAAATCAAAATAAACTTAATTTGAATATCATTATTCAAAACCTGAAAATAAATAATTTTTCTTTTTATTTAAAAAAAATAAATAGTAAAGTAAGAGGGACTATAAAAGGAAAAATACAAATTTTTGGTCATTTGAATGATCCTCATTTTTTAGGAAAATTAGAAATCCAAAAATTTGGAATCATAGTAAATTCTGCAAACACAAATTATGAAATCATTAATCCCGCGTATATTAACATTTTTTCTGAGTTTTGTACATTATCTAATTCTTGTTTCGTAGATACTAAATATAATACAAAAGGTTATATCAATGGTTTCTTTTTACATAAAAACCTTATTCAATGGAACTTAATAAAGTTATCTATTAATACAAAAAGATTGATTGTTTTAGATTTAAAAAAAAAACAAAATAATTTTTTATTCGGGAAAATATTTACTCATGGAAAAATTCAAATAACAAAAAAAGAAAATCAGACTCTGATTTCTATGAAAAATGGAAGAATTTTAAATTCTTCTCATCTATACATTAACTATAAATCTAAAATATTAG is a window from the Blattabacterium cuenoti STAT genome containing:
- the tsaD gene encoding tRNA (adenosine(37)-N6)-threonylcarbamoyltransferase complex transferase subunit TsaD, yielding MKKKPIIIGIESSCDDTGVSIIQNRKVLSNIIIHQKIHNKYGGVVPELASRLHDQNIARAVQKAIFSAKIHRYQIDAVSFTLGPGLIGPLLVGASFAKSFSMGLDIPLLTVNHVQAHILSHFIQNSNINNSYPEFPFLGLVMSGGHTQIIKVNDFFKMEVLGSTLDDSIGESLDKIARMLGFCYPGGPMVDFFSKNGNEKKFVFSKPKVNGLNFSFSGFKSDVLQFIKKKLKRDNFFLKKNLSDICASIQNIIAEILLDKIEKAILQTGIFRIVLAGGVSANHKIRNSFISFSKKNKEFEIFIPKKEYTTDNGAMIAITGLLKYERNLFDSIHITPYSKFKTF
- a CDS encoding translocation/assembly module TamB domain-containing protein is translated as MLGLLLFSIYHEKKIKEKVSTFLLKIFLKKVKNRWNEKIIIKHASINFLEKELILHDVKILDHHYFSFIRLSKCKISIDNLLYFIFINSDSLRIKNIFIENSYFFIKKYFKEKENNIIFFIRDFLIHKKLNKFHNNYITCSKLIINKSYLEYQNKNKSFNRKIFQKNFYSCIKNIRIDNQKIKASILSFQSDKYFIKVKENKIPFIIKHLSCDLIYYFFISKLKGKNIFIKTSNSLLKGNFIFFQNPKKNKKFSTEKNIQCQILEGSKLGSDLGILFYKKWNSYSRIFIKGTVHGEFNPEKNKFFLYNISIKESEKNKLIANQIHIIYNSKKEWKKIKFFKILFKIHPHYNKRTILSSLSSKFKLDKIFLSLKNPIIYKGDLLLSSFENDKKNLKIKGTIQNRFFAVKILTDIYFFNKRYTGQIFIDKKYLFLKKKNSLEENKIQFLNSLSNLSILNFKEKFYNYFITILLSHSKYKILFTGKKFKNIQKAYINITYNNKKKTNRNIKIIFINNNKEHPFQKIKINIHDMIIGHIYESMDLKNLFNFFCLKNSYKKETKYFRFNFLIKKYFFDFIKNKNKFSDIQISGEKKDNIFRMIFYTKFIQFNNIFFNQFFLRIDSSLKKKLKIHIEKIIYKKFFSKKINISVFNPKNLWIINSKFLFKRKGQEYEEQVLNFFCKKEEKYLIICKPFFSKLNINGYNWLIDSNNNPNNNLGFIKIDLIHQKYIINNIVFYSDNQKIIINANYFKNKQKIFQFYLKNLQLKKIIFNKNIDGLANGFFYWKNVYNQIEPNININFQNFSIGKKILGNFSIFSSKKNEKYYEINGFLRKNSYDILKVFGFIKNESKNQNKLNLNIIIQNLKINNFSFYLKKINSKVRGTIKGKIQIFGHLNDPHFLGKLEIQKFGIIVNSANTNYEIINPAYINIFSEFCTLSNSCFVDTKYNTKGYINGFFLHKNLIQWNLIKLSINTKRLIVLDLKKKQNNFLFGKIFTHGKIQITKKENQTLISMKNGRILNSSHLYINYKSKILENRKKDVSKIKLNDFKKFKKREENNSLLIDINTTIDKNTKLSILLNKIYSIEFIGDGFFLIKKTLKKNIKTSGSYFVKNGFYSFHYNKKNKIPIKLKKTFKIKTRGSISWINNFDQSNIDLIASKTKYAYNIIEYIGNFFFEKNTKNMILTELRIYIYGKIKKPNIYMDILLPDSKENIQKKLSEKLKNDEEKTMQFISILVLGKFIPKKNFFYFFIYKFFLNKLKDSLLNNE
- the gcvP gene encoding aminomethyl-transferring glycine dehydrogenase; translation: MKKSYIRKKKFYHRHIGSSCYEINNMLKELKYSSIRDFINQTVPKKIRLKKKLNLPNSISEYQYLNHIYKISKRNKIYRSYIGLGYKNTITPSVIQRNILENPSWYTPYTPYQSEISQGRLEALINFQTMISDLTGMKISNASMLDESTAASDAMFMIYQEKMKKKQIDNNYYFFISDEIFPQTFFVLKTRCFGLGIRIINDSHKNFKKKYNNKKIFGIIISYPSSLGEIYDYTETVKYAKNHNISIIVSTDLLSLSLLKPPGEWGADVVIGSSQSFGIPMGYGGPHAAFFSTHEQYKRFLPGRIIGISVDKKNKKAFRMALQTREQHIKREKATSNICTAQALPAVMASMYALYHGKNGLIEIAKCIHEYTKKLEFLLINNINSIFQVNTFYFDTLRIKTDFVNEIKKISERKKTNFRYVDKNHLTITLDETTSKKDINHILSIFYEAYNKNKYKKIKYRIKNTYDEYRFPSFLKRTSNFLKHKNFHKFHSENELMRYIKRLEKKDISLIHSMIPLGSCTMKLNASSELFSLSQNEWKNIHPFVPKKQAMGYYFVIQQLKKYLKEITGFSGISLQPNSGAQGEYAGLMVIKHYYHSLKEYKRNIALIPSSSHGTNPASANMAGMKVISIDTTSSGAIDKNDLLKKVKENKDLLSVLMVTYPSTYGIYEKDIQGIIDIIHENGGQVYMDGANMNAQVGLIKPAHLGIDVCHLNLHKTFAIPHGGGGPGMGPICVASHLKPFLPNHPFQIQEYNKKNKKILTISSSPYGSPLILTIPYAYIRLLGPYGLKKCTEISVLNANYIKKKLDKFYNILYVGENNAVAHELIIDCRIFKYSTNIEVIDIAKRMMDYGYHAPTISFPVEGCMMIEPTESESKEELDRFIETLISIRKEIKEIEDGKFSKKNNVLKNAPHSIEDLTQNKWIYPYDREKAAYPLYWIKDRKFWPSVNRIDDGYGDRNLNCTCI